A portion of the Deinococcus peraridilitoris DSM 19664 genome contains these proteins:
- a CDS encoding DUF3179 domain-containing protein yields the protein MLRPLLATVTLLFGGAHAQPEQIDALKVESQYKTVQLDELRSGGPPPNGIPPLGFQEDHAGLPDTRPARFETVKQAAKWLTPREPVILVSVDGETGIFPLQVLIWHEIANVTLGRVPVAVTFCPLCNTALVADRRVPVGDEQRSRLGGTPGSELLVTFGVSGMLYKSDLVMFDSATHSLWYQAIGRGIVGTLAGTQLRIYPSLIVSFQEAAREAPEARVLSRNTGYPRDYGRNPYVGYDDADEPPFLYSGPLDGRLAPKERVVTVSVGDTHAAYPFGVLSKGGVVNDRVADTPVVVFWSAGTASALDTAQIGEARDVGAGVVFDRRLGERSLTFERVKGAFRDRETGSLWSIAGRAISGPLKGRTLRAIAHANHFWFAWAAYAPQTRLYAPR from the coding sequence ATGCTCAGACCGCTCCTGGCCACGGTGACCCTGCTGTTCGGTGGGGCGCACGCGCAGCCCGAACAGATCGACGCCCTCAAGGTTGAGTCGCAGTACAAGACCGTGCAGCTCGACGAGTTGCGCTCGGGTGGTCCTCCGCCGAACGGCATTCCGCCGCTGGGCTTTCAGGAGGACCACGCCGGCTTGCCCGACACCCGTCCAGCTCGCTTCGAGACGGTGAAGCAGGCCGCGAAGTGGCTCACGCCGCGCGAGCCGGTGATTCTGGTGAGCGTGGACGGCGAGACGGGCATCTTTCCGCTTCAGGTGCTGATCTGGCATGAGATTGCCAACGTCACCCTGGGGCGCGTTCCGGTGGCCGTGACTTTCTGTCCGCTGTGCAATACGGCGCTCGTCGCCGACCGTCGTGTGCCGGTCGGCGACGAGCAGCGCTCGCGCCTGGGCGGCACTCCGGGCAGCGAACTGCTGGTGACCTTTGGCGTCTCAGGCATGCTGTACAAAAGCGACCTGGTGATGTTTGACTCCGCCACGCACTCGCTGTGGTATCAGGCCATCGGGCGTGGCATCGTCGGAACGCTCGCCGGGACGCAACTGCGAATTTATCCGAGCCTGATTGTCTCCTTTCAGGAAGCCGCGCGCGAGGCGCCGGAGGCGCGCGTGCTCTCCAGAAACACTGGGTACCCCCGTGATTACGGCCGCAATCCCTACGTGGGGTATGACGACGCGGACGAACCGCCCTTCCTGTATTCCGGACCGCTCGACGGGCGCCTGGCGCCCAAGGAACGCGTCGTGACGGTCAGCGTGGGTGACACGCACGCGGCGTATCCTTTCGGGGTGCTGTCCAAAGGAGGCGTTGTGAACGACCGCGTGGCGGATACGCCCGTGGTGGTGTTCTGGTCGGCGGGAACCGCGAGCGCGCTCGACACCGCCCAGATCGGCGAAGCGCGGGATGTAGGCGCGGGTGTGGTGTTCGACCGGCGTCTCGGGGAACGGTCGCTCACCTTCGAACGCGTCAAAGGCGCCTTTCGCGACCGTGAGACGGGCAGCCTGTGGAGCATCGCCGGACGCGCCATCAGCGGGCCGCTGAAAGGCAGGACCCTGCGGGCGATCGCCCACGCAAACCACTTCTGGTTTGCGTGGGCGGCGTACGCGCCGCAAACCCGGCTGTACGCGCCGCGCTGA
- a CDS encoding TlpA family protein disulfide reductase produces MRVLTTLLLLSLGVAQAVRPGDVAPNFSLKTEAGKTVSLNSLRGEPVVLTFWATWCLVCKEELPELNQEARAAKLKNMYAVSATDSAKDALAYFRKNELGSVTPLVDAPGTKGTSTAASVARAYRIIGQPVSVFIDKAGKVSAVHSGYMPPEQFRVYLKTIQTP; encoded by the coding sequence ATGCGAGTACTGACGACTTTGCTGCTTCTAAGCCTGGGCGTCGCCCAGGCTGTGCGCCCGGGCGACGTCGCTCCGAACTTCTCCCTGAAAACCGAGGCCGGAAAGACGGTGTCCCTGAACAGCCTGCGCGGAGAGCCGGTCGTGCTGACCTTCTGGGCCACCTGGTGCCTGGTGTGCAAGGAGGAGCTGCCCGAACTCAATCAGGAAGCGCGGGCGGCGAAGCTGAAGAACATGTACGCCGTGAGCGCCACGGACAGTGCCAAAGACGCCCTGGCCTATTTCCGCAAAAACGAGCTGGGTAGCGTTACACCCCTGGTGGACGCGCCGGGCACCAAAGGGACGAGCACCGCGGCCAGCGTGGCCCGGGCCTACCGGATCATCGGGCAGCCGGTGTCGGTATTTATCGATAAAGCGGGCAAGGTCTCGGCAGTCCACTCCGGGTACATGCCACCCGAGCAGTTTCGCGTGTACCTGAAGACCATCCAGACGCCATGA
- a CDS encoding DUF427 domain-containing protein, translated as MRAVWNGVTIAQSDDIVKVEGNAYFPREALSDALIKDSATNTVCPWKGTASYYTLVVDGKENPDAVWYYPEPKDAAKKIRGRVAFWRGVEILPD; from the coding sequence ATGCGAGCAGTATGGAACGGCGTGACGATCGCGCAGAGTGACGACATCGTCAAGGTGGAGGGCAACGCGTATTTCCCGAGGGAAGCCCTGAGCGACGCGCTGATCAAGGACAGCGCCACCAACACCGTCTGCCCCTGGAAGGGCACGGCGAGCTATTACACCCTGGTGGTGGACGGCAAGGAAAATCCCGACGCCGTGTGGTACTACCCGGAACCCAAGGACGCGGCGAAGAAGATCAGGGGCCGGGTGGCCTTCTGGCGCGGCGTGGAGATCCTGCCCGACTGA
- a CDS encoding Crp/Fnr family transcriptional regulator, with protein MTVFDPARRLLSMLGVAPHARGTLKGSATKAWAVTETDWMKSLSDRDMQLMGQICPPRPFARGERVFRHGDPAGCLYILLEGHVKLAQPTWLGGERVISVCGPDDFFGENFLTGADQCLADAVCLSEPTVVCPVSREQFLEVAARLPNVALTFAMVLARRNADLEAKLHVMTQPVQIRLARVMLELAARLGEEVGEGVYHLKIDLRHDEIASMAGASRVSATQAISAWRTQELVLGTRGDYRVNVPGLAKFIERLELEALE; from the coding sequence ATGACAGTCTTCGATCCCGCCCGGCGCCTGCTGTCGATGTTGGGCGTCGCTCCGCACGCGCGCGGTACCCTAAAAGGCAGTGCCACGAAAGCCTGGGCAGTCACCGAGACCGACTGGATGAAGTCCCTCAGCGACCGCGATATGCAGCTGATGGGCCAGATCTGCCCGCCGCGTCCTTTCGCGCGGGGTGAGCGTGTGTTCCGCCATGGCGATCCGGCCGGGTGCCTCTACATCCTGCTCGAAGGGCACGTGAAGCTTGCCCAGCCCACCTGGCTGGGCGGCGAGCGGGTCATCTCGGTGTGTGGTCCCGACGACTTTTTCGGGGAGAACTTCCTGACCGGAGCCGATCAATGCCTCGCCGACGCCGTGTGCCTGAGCGAGCCGACGGTCGTGTGCCCGGTGAGCCGCGAGCAGTTTCTGGAAGTCGCGGCGAGGCTGCCGAACGTCGCACTGACCTTCGCGATGGTGCTGGCGCGCCGCAACGCGGACCTCGAAGCAAAGCTGCACGTCATGACCCAGCCCGTGCAGATCAGGCTCGCCCGCGTGATGCTGGAACTCGCCGCGCGACTTGGCGAGGAGGTGGGGGAGGGCGTATACCACCTGAAAATCGACCTTCGGCACGACGAGATCGCCAGTATGGCGGGCGCCAGCCGGGTCAGTGCCACGCAGGCCATCAGCGCATGGAGGACGCAGGAACTGGTGCTCGGGACCCGCGGCGATTACCGGGTGAACGTTCCTGGCCTGGCAAAATTCATCGAGCGACTGGAACTCGAGGCGCTCGAGTGA
- a CDS encoding ABC transporter permease has product MRRQLSLTLAYVSMLLKARLSYRADFLVQVGSDLLLQAVDIAFLAVVFSRVRSLAGWSFDEALFIYGFFLIPFALFNASFAALSDVGGRYVVGGDLDRVLTRPLSALLQVQLELLRPQALNGVMLGVVVLGIASARLGVTWTAADILAALSGILGAWLVYGGVWVMVASLSFWTQERSASLFPVVYNSINFSRYPLTVYPAAVRFVLTFVLPYAFIAFYPAAGLLRDEYARLGWLTLPVGLTVFALSLVVWRRGLARYEGAGS; this is encoded by the coding sequence GTGAGGCGTCAACTGTCCCTGACCCTGGCCTACGTGTCGATGCTCCTGAAGGCGCGCCTGAGCTACCGGGCGGACTTTCTGGTGCAGGTGGGCTCGGACCTGCTGCTGCAGGCAGTCGACATCGCGTTTCTGGCAGTGGTGTTTTCGCGTGTGCGCTCACTGGCGGGCTGGTCCTTCGACGAGGCGCTGTTCATTTATGGTTTCTTCCTGATTCCCTTCGCGCTCTTCAACGCCTCCTTCGCGGCGCTCTCGGATGTGGGCGGGCGCTACGTGGTGGGCGGCGACCTCGACCGGGTGCTCACGAGGCCGCTCAGCGCCCTGCTGCAGGTGCAGCTCGAACTGTTGCGCCCGCAGGCCCTCAATGGTGTAATGCTCGGGGTCGTGGTGCTGGGAATCGCCTCCGCCCGCCTGGGGGTGACATGGACGGCCGCCGACATCCTGGCCGCCCTCTCGGGCATCCTGGGCGCGTGGCTGGTGTACGGCGGCGTGTGGGTGATGGTGGCGAGTTTGTCCTTCTGGACGCAGGAGCGGAGCGCCAGCCTTTTTCCGGTCGTCTACAACTCCATCAATTTCTCACGCTATCCGCTGACGGTGTACCCGGCGGCCGTGCGCTTTGTGCTGACCTTCGTGCTGCCGTATGCCTTCATCGCCTTCTACCCGGCGGCGGGCCTGCTGCGTGACGAATACGCCCGCCTGGGATGGCTTACCCTGCCCGTCGGCCTGACGGTCTTTGCGCTCTCGCTCGTGGTCTGGCGGCGCGGCCTCGCGCGCTACGAGGGCGCCGGGTCCTGA
- a CDS encoding response regulator, with protein sequence MSAQPLSILLIEQDPIETALIQTVFDARHPQVDLRHVLDAHAAWQHLESQSLPDLIIFNPPNVLDLDFLIEIKQRQGLMQIPLIVLTGSKYDLEVYRAYEAHANAYVWRPVNLAEYEELFEVLIRFWRDMARLPRQSPS encoded by the coding sequence ATGAGTGCCCAACCCCTTTCCATCTTGCTGATCGAGCAAGATCCCATCGAGACAGCACTCATTCAGACCGTCTTCGACGCCCGGCATCCGCAGGTGGATTTGCGTCATGTCCTCGACGCCCACGCGGCCTGGCAGCACCTGGAATCGCAGTCACTGCCGGACCTGATCATTTTCAATCCGCCGAACGTGCTGGACCTTGACTTTCTGATCGAAATCAAACAGCGCCAGGGACTGATGCAGATTCCGCTGATCGTCCTGACAGGCTCGAAGTACGACCTCGAGGTCTACCGGGCGTACGAGGCGCACGCCAATGCTTACGTGTGGCGGCCCGTGAACTTAGCGGAATACGAGGAGCTTTTCGAGGTGCTGATCCGCTTCTGGCGAGACATGGCCCGTCTGCCGCGCCAGAGCCCTTCCTGA
- a CDS encoding ABC transporter ATP-binding protein: protein MNSPIIHASDLGRTYRVPKKRPGLHGALQDLLHPEYRTVEAVGGVSFEVLPGESVAYLGPNGAGKSTTVKMLAGILKPTQGKVRVLGFSPHAERQAYVRHIGVVFGQRTTLWTDLAVIESLRLLQRVYHIPERLFQARLAMFDEVLDLRALLATPARKLSLGQRVRADLAAALLHDPRVVFLDEPTIGLDVSVKARIREFLRRINRELGTTLLLTTHDLGDVEAISGRVMVIDRGRLIFDGTPGRLRSDLGRGDRLRIVSPHGQLDDLNRATAALGVSWADEGNGRLCAVYDARRVRTPELVALTLSAVPVEDLELREASIEDVLRELYDRSRHD, encoded by the coding sequence TTGAATTCGCCCATCATTCATGCCTCGGACCTTGGCCGCACTTACCGCGTTCCCAAAAAGCGCCCGGGATTGCACGGAGCCCTGCAGGACCTGCTGCACCCCGAGTACCGCACGGTCGAAGCGGTGGGAGGCGTCAGCTTCGAGGTGCTGCCCGGTGAGAGCGTCGCCTACCTCGGTCCGAATGGTGCCGGCAAGAGCACCACCGTCAAGATGCTCGCCGGAATTCTGAAACCCACGCAGGGGAAAGTGCGCGTGCTGGGGTTTTCTCCGCACGCCGAGCGTCAGGCCTACGTGCGCCACATCGGCGTGGTGTTCGGGCAGCGCACGACCCTCTGGACGGATCTGGCAGTCATCGAGTCCCTGCGTCTGCTGCAGCGTGTGTACCACATTCCAGAGCGCCTCTTTCAGGCAAGGCTCGCGATGTTCGACGAGGTGCTCGACCTGCGCGCCCTGCTGGCCACCCCGGCACGCAAGCTGTCGCTGGGGCAGCGGGTGCGCGCCGACCTCGCCGCGGCCCTGCTGCACGACCCGCGCGTCGTGTTCCTCGACGAACCGACCATCGGCCTCGACGTGAGCGTCAAGGCCCGCATCCGCGAGTTTCTGCGCCGCATCAACCGCGAACTGGGCACGACGCTGCTGCTCACCACGCACGACCTGGGGGACGTCGAAGCGATCAGCGGGCGCGTCATGGTCATCGACCGCGGGAGGCTGATCTTCGACGGAACGCCGGGCCGCCTGCGCAGCGACCTGGGACGCGGCGACCGCCTCAGGATCGTCTCGCCGCACGGCCAGCTGGACGATCTGAACCGGGCAACCGCGGCGCTGGGCGTCAGCTGGGCTGACGAAGGCAACGGGCGGCTGTGCGCGGTGTACGACGCGCGGCGGGTTCGCACACCCGAACTGGTGGCACTGACGCTCTCGGCGGTGCCCGTTGAGGACCTCGAACTGCGCGAAGCCAGCATCGAGGACGTGCTGCGCGAACTGTACGACCGGAGCCGGCATGACTGA
- a CDS encoding FAD-dependent oxidoreductase → MKAERTLQARHAGFRPERPLRVLLVGGGHANIALLKAARRWTARGVEVTLINDTRHLLYSGMTPEYLGGAYRLSEIRIDLLRWCLAARVRFLQTRATGIDLKRRTVLTEEGTAVACDLAVFDVGATNPRQARAGNAVLTKPLHHVLRLERWLADVLSREQPVRSLVIVGGGSAGCEVMLNVSARLQRSARPHALRLTLLHAGQTLMPQFAPPLGRRAGQLLRARGVDVRLGAQVEQVEDGVVRLQNGERVAQDQVVWATGTSGQPLFADSGLAVDERGYVWVDGFLRVPGEPWLFAAGDCARMEGPMLERSGVNAVKQGLTLRANMERLVDAWQAGKGPDTVGLAAFKAYPVAPYLLSTGEREALLALGPHLGLRGSLLLTLKHLADRVWIGRYQFADERGER, encoded by the coding sequence GTGAAGGCGGAGCGCACGCTTCAGGCACGCCATGCGGGATTCCGGCCGGAACGCCCGTTGCGGGTGCTGCTGGTGGGTGGCGGGCACGCCAACATCGCCCTGCTGAAGGCCGCGCGTCGCTGGACCGCCCGGGGCGTGGAGGTCACGCTGATCAACGATACCCGTCACCTGCTTTACTCCGGCATGACGCCCGAATACCTTGGCGGGGCGTACCGGTTGAGCGAAATCCGCATCGATCTGCTGCGCTGGTGTCTGGCCGCCCGCGTCCGCTTTCTGCAGACCCGCGCGACGGGCATCGACCTGAAGCGTCGCACCGTCCTCACCGAGGAAGGCACAGCCGTTGCCTGCGACCTCGCGGTGTTCGACGTGGGCGCCACCAATCCCCGCCAGGCGCGCGCGGGAAACGCGGTCCTCACCAAACCCCTGCACCACGTGCTGCGCCTGGAACGGTGGCTCGCGGACGTGCTGTCGCGCGAACAGCCGGTCCGTTCGCTGGTCATCGTGGGCGGCGGAAGCGCCGGCTGTGAGGTCATGCTGAACGTCAGCGCCCGCCTGCAGCGCAGTGCGCGCCCGCACGCGCTGCGCCTGACGCTGCTGCACGCCGGGCAGACGTTGATGCCGCAGTTCGCGCCCCCGCTCGGGCGCCGCGCGGGGCAGCTCCTGCGCGCACGCGGGGTGGACGTGCGGCTGGGCGCGCAGGTCGAGCAGGTTGAGGACGGCGTCGTGCGCCTGCAGAACGGCGAGCGCGTGGCACAGGACCAGGTGGTGTGGGCCACCGGTACCAGCGGACAGCCGCTGTTCGCCGACTCCGGGCTGGCCGTTGATGAGCGGGGTTACGTGTGGGTCGACGGCTTTCTGCGCGTACCCGGTGAGCCCTGGCTGTTTGCGGCCGGTGACTGCGCGCGCATGGAAGGCCCGATGCTCGAACGCAGCGGCGTGAACGCCGTGAAACAGGGCCTGACCCTGCGGGCAAACATGGAGCGTCTTGTGGATGCCTGGCAGGCCGGAAAGGGCCCGGATACGGTGGGGCTCGCCGCGTTCAAGGCTTACCCGGTGGCGCCCTACCTGCTCTCCACCGGGGAGCGTGAAGCGCTGCTGGCCCTCGGGCCGCACCTGGGGCTGCGCGGTTCACTGTTGCTGACGCTCAAGCACCTCGCGGACCGGGTCTGGATCGGGCGCTACCAGTTCGCAGACGAACGCGGCGAGCGCTGA
- a CDS encoding dihydrolipoyl dehydrogenase family protein, with protein MKREADTPPAAQWNVPCVLGDQTLRADVIVIGGGSAGLTAAQLAATARKRVMLVERDRLGGECLFTGCVPSKTLLALARRVHAAKTSESLGLASLGAPCWSSVRAALDRARLAFQEFDSPRAVQHSGVRVVNGEVRFVAPRTLEVQCGGHTHRLVGREFVLATGSEVVLPPVEGLTEVPYLTHESLFELPVQPGHLLILGGGAQGCEMAQAFVRLGSDVTLVHSGERLLPQSDPAASRALLRALEADGVRVHLKGHVERLERMPDGICAHLRGGAALEASHVLLATGKRPRVRGLGLEVIGAKFDEGGLKVNTRMRSVSCAYLSGAGDVVGSPMFTHGATGRGTLAGLGTLGVPGRLLARLRARASRASRAEDIPWVVFTDPEIAHWGMTEHEAVRRFGRRVTVVEYDLRRLDRAITEGEGGFVKLVALKGWLGTPLGLRILGAQAVSSRAGELIQLLSLPARLGVHPLRLALLSAPYPTFGDAVRQTYLGLFLRGHAFGRRRDGRGDGRGEA; from the coding sequence GTGAAGCGGGAAGCGGATACCCCTCCTGCCGCACAGTGGAACGTGCCGTGCGTCCTGGGTGACCAGACGTTGCGCGCGGACGTGATCGTGATCGGCGGAGGCTCGGCGGGTCTCACGGCTGCGCAGCTCGCCGCGACCGCCAGGAAACGCGTGATGCTCGTGGAGCGTGACCGGCTGGGCGGAGAGTGCCTCTTTACCGGATGCGTGCCGTCCAAGACGCTGCTTGCGCTGGCCCGGCGCGTGCACGCCGCCAAGACGAGCGAGTCCCTCGGTCTGGCGTCGCTGGGAGCGCCGTGCTGGTCGAGCGTCCGCGCGGCGCTCGACCGCGCCCGGCTGGCCTTTCAGGAGTTCGACTCGCCGCGCGCGGTGCAGCACAGCGGCGTGCGCGTGGTCAATGGTGAGGTGCGCTTCGTGGCGCCGCGCACGCTGGAAGTGCAGTGTGGCGGTCATACCCACCGCCTGGTGGGCCGGGAGTTCGTGCTCGCCACCGGTTCGGAAGTGGTCCTGCCGCCAGTCGAGGGCCTGACCGAGGTGCCCTACCTGACGCACGAGTCGCTCTTCGAGTTGCCCGTGCAGCCCGGTCATCTGCTGATTCTCGGGGGCGGCGCTCAGGGCTGCGAAATGGCGCAGGCCTTCGTCCGGCTCGGCAGCGACGTCACGCTGGTGCACTCGGGCGAAAGACTGCTGCCCCAAAGCGACCCGGCGGCGTCGCGGGCGCTGTTGCGGGCGCTGGAAGCCGACGGGGTGCGCGTTCACCTGAAGGGCCATGTGGAGCGTCTGGAACGCATGCCGGACGGAATCTGCGCGCACCTGCGCGGCGGCGCGGCGCTGGAGGCCTCGCATGTGCTGCTCGCCACCGGCAAGCGGCCCCGCGTACGCGGGCTCGGCCTGGAGGTGATCGGCGCGAAGTTCGACGAGGGGGGGCTGAAGGTGAACACCCGCATGCGCTCGGTCAGCTGCGCCTATCTGAGCGGCGCGGGGGACGTGGTGGGGAGTCCCATGTTCACGCACGGCGCCACCGGGCGCGGCACGCTCGCCGGTCTCGGCACGCTCGGCGTCCCGGGAAGGCTCCTCGCACGCCTGCGTGCGCGGGCGTCGCGGGCGTCGCGGGCCGAGGATATCCCCTGGGTCGTTTTCACCGATCCCGAGATCGCGCACTGGGGCATGACCGAACACGAGGCCGTGCGCCGCTTCGGTCGGCGCGTGACGGTCGTGGAATACGACCTGCGCCGTCTGGACCGCGCCATTACCGAGGGAGAGGGCGGCTTTGTGAAGCTGGTCGCCCTGAAAGGCTGGCTCGGCACGCCGCTCGGTCTGCGCATTCTGGGCGCGCAGGCCGTTTCAAGCCGGGCGGGCGAACTGATTCAGTTGCTCAGCCTGCCCGCCCGGCTGGGAGTTCACCCCCTACGCCTTGCACTGCTGAGCGCGCCATACCCGACGTTCGGGGACGCGGTCCGCCAGACGTACCTGGGCTTGTTCCTACGGGGACACGCCTTTGGCCGCCGCCGTGACGGGCGCGGTGACGGGCGCGGTGAAGCCTGA
- a CDS encoding OsmC family protein, which translates to MQIQVQIHQVGVATAEGVARTHHVLIDRPTEKGGEDRGMMGGEYLLVALGGCFMSNLLAAIRAREAEIHDVRLEVTGTLASAPSRFTEIEVVVGARCADPALLEKLVEMADRACICTNTLRPAVIPTFRISAIER; encoded by the coding sequence ATGCAAATTCAAGTTCAAATTCATCAGGTTGGCGTGGCGACCGCTGAAGGGGTCGCCCGCACGCACCACGTGCTGATCGACCGTCCAACCGAGAAGGGGGGCGAGGACCGCGGTATGATGGGCGGCGAGTACCTGCTGGTCGCGCTGGGAGGCTGTTTTATGAGCAACCTGCTCGCGGCGATCCGCGCGCGTGAGGCCGAGATTCACGACGTGCGGCTGGAGGTGACTGGCACGCTGGCGAGCGCTCCGAGTCGCTTCACTGAGATCGAGGTGGTGGTGGGGGCCCGCTGCGCCGACCCTGCCCTGCTGGAAAAGCTCGTCGAGATGGCCGACCGCGCCTGTATCTGTACCAACACGCTCCGGCCCGCCGTCATCCCGACGTTTCGCATTTCGGCCATCGAGCGTTGA
- a CDS encoding nitroreductase family protein translates to MTRPKPSFQELYPGYPEPVFEPLVFHRLPPQEMQKRAEAFYRELSARRTTRHFSTESVSRQLIELAVLSAGTAPSGAHRQPWRFVAVQDPELKRRIREAAEEEEFRTYTARMPEEWRAALAPLGTDYVKEHLTDAPWVVVVFREKFGLRPDGSTYKNYYTTESVAIAVGLFIAAVHHMGLTTLTHTPNPMAFLGELLGRPRNEEAMLVLPVGYPAPGAQVPRLQRKALREIFQVDAG, encoded by the coding sequence ATGACGCGACCCAAGCCGAGCTTTCAGGAACTCTACCCGGGCTACCCGGAACCGGTTTTCGAACCGCTGGTGTTCCACCGCTTGCCCCCCCAGGAAATGCAGAAGCGCGCCGAAGCGTTCTACCGGGAACTCAGCGCCCGGCGAACCACCCGGCATTTCAGCACGGAAAGCGTTTCGCGCCAACTGATCGAGCTGGCGGTCCTCAGCGCGGGCACGGCGCCGAGCGGCGCTCACCGTCAACCCTGGCGCTTCGTGGCGGTGCAGGACCCCGAACTCAAACGCCGCATCCGCGAAGCCGCCGAAGAAGAGGAATTCAGGACCTACACCGCGCGGATGCCCGAGGAGTGGCGCGCAGCCCTGGCGCCCCTCGGCACCGATTACGTCAAGGAGCACCTGACGGATGCGCCCTGGGTGGTGGTGGTCTTTCGCGAGAAGTTCGGTCTGCGCCCCGATGGTTCGACTTACAAGAACTACTACACGACCGAGAGCGTGGCCATCGCGGTGGGCCTCTTCATCGCCGCCGTGCACCACATGGGGCTCACCACCCTGACGCACACGCCCAACCCGATGGCGTTTCTGGGAGAGTTGCTCGGGCGTCCCAGAAACGAGGAGGCGATGCTGGTCCTGCCGGTGGGGTACCCGGCGCCGGGCGCACAGGTCCCCAGATTGCAGCGCAAAGCGCTGCGCGAGATCTTTCAGGTGGATGCCGGGTGA
- a CDS encoding ABC transporter permease, translated as MTERAVYGGFVRLRFLDLIANRTRFLIGIMSYFIYVSVYAAIYRAIYQGQQEVAGLSLLGALTYVALAWVLRSLYTNALDREVTEDVRRGDIALFLLRPVDYPWSKLAGAAGEALVRALLFTLPSGAVILMVYRALPPASPGAALGFLVGAVLAFTVYSQLNLLVGIAAAFTEHTIGLQRAKNAMVDLLGGVLIPLPFFPEWAQGVLAWLPFQAVAYTPVAIYLGRTDVVSGLLVQTAWSAALFVLVRLLWRRALDRLTVHGG; from the coding sequence ATGACTGAGCGCGCGGTCTACGGGGGCTTCGTGCGCCTGAGGTTTCTCGACCTCATCGCCAACCGCACGCGTTTTCTGATCGGTATCATGTCGTACTTCATCTATGTCAGCGTGTACGCCGCCATCTACCGCGCCATTTACCAGGGCCAGCAGGAAGTGGCGGGCCTCTCGCTGCTCGGTGCCCTCACGTACGTGGCACTGGCGTGGGTGCTGCGTTCGCTCTATACCAACGCGCTCGACCGCGAGGTGACCGAGGACGTGCGGCGCGGCGACATCGCGCTGTTTCTGCTGCGTCCCGTGGACTACCCGTGGTCGAAACTCGCGGGCGCCGCCGGTGAGGCCCTGGTGCGCGCGCTGCTGTTCACGCTTCCCTCCGGAGCGGTGATCCTGATGGTGTACCGCGCCTTGCCACCCGCCAGCCCTGGCGCCGCACTCGGCTTTCTGGTCGGGGCAGTCCTGGCCTTCACGGTGTACTCGCAACTCAATCTGCTGGTCGGCATTGCCGCCGCCTTCACAGAGCACACCATCGGTCTTCAGCGCGCCAAGAACGCCATGGTGGACCTGCTGGGCGGGGTGCTGATTCCGCTGCCGTTCTTTCCCGAGTGGGCGCAAGGGGTGCTGGCGTGGCTGCCCTTTCAGGCCGTCGCATACACGCCCGTGGCCATATACCTCGGCCGGACGGACGTTGTCAGCGGGCTGCTGGTGCAGACAGCCTGGTCGGCCGCGCTCTTCGTGCTGGTGCGCCTGCTGTGGCGGCGGGCCCTCGACCGCCTGACCGTGCACGGAGGCTGA
- a CDS encoding cytochrome c biogenesis CcdA family protein, with protein sequence MISSPSFLFAFGAGLLSFLSPCVLPLLPAYLGFLTGMSRGELSERAARRPALKHALAFLAGFGVVFLALGALVESASIILTTYGTPVRVLGGVIVLLLGLVTLGALRAPWLKMERRTHLARKPAGYLGSALVGLAFAAGWTPCMGPILAGVLFVAAQQPGLGVPLLLTYALGFSVPFLLGALFLERIRLLGRFTPTLERVGGVMMVVAGVLLLTNGFAVMSQYLVNVLGFQGF encoded by the coding sequence ATGATCTCCAGCCCCAGCTTTCTGTTCGCCTTCGGAGCGGGGCTGCTGTCCTTTCTGTCACCCTGCGTGCTGCCGCTGCTGCCGGCGTATCTGGGCTTCCTGACGGGCATGAGCCGCGGGGAACTGTCAGAGCGCGCCGCACGGCGTCCGGCCCTCAAGCACGCGCTGGCGTTCCTGGCAGGCTTCGGGGTGGTGTTTCTGGCGCTGGGGGCGCTGGTGGAGTCGGCCAGCATCATCCTGACGACCTATGGCACACCGGTGCGGGTGCTGGGCGGCGTGATCGTGCTGCTGCTCGGTCTGGTCACGCTGGGCGCATTGCGGGCACCGTGGCTGAAGATGGAACGGCGCACACACCTGGCCCGCAAACCCGCAGGCTACCTGGGCAGCGCTCTGGTCGGGCTGGCCTTCGCGGCGGGCTGGACGCCGTGCATGGGACCGATCCTGGCGGGCGTGCTGTTCGTCGCGGCGCAGCAGCCGGGGCTGGGCGTTCCGCTGCTCCTGACCTACGCCCTGGGCTTCAGCGTGCCGTTTTTGCTGGGCGCCCTGTTTCTCGAGCGGATCCGCTTGCTCGGGCGCTTCACGCCCACCCTGGAGCGGGTGGGCGGCGTCATGATGGTGGTGGCGGGCGTGCTGCTGCTCACCAACGGCTTTGCGGTGATGAGCCAGTACCTCGTGAACGTCCTGGGTTTTCAGGGCTTCTGA